In Leptospira licerasiae serovar Varillal str. VAR 010, the sequence TCCAAATCCAAAACGTATTACCGACAAACCTTTCCTAATGCCAGTAGAGGACGTATTCTCTATCACTGGTCGTGGAACTGTTGCAACTGGAAGAGTAGAGCAAGGAACCTTGAAAATCAACGACGAAGTTGAGATCGTTGGTATCCGTCCTACTACTAAAACCGTTGTTACCGGTATCGAAATGTTCCGTAAACTTTTAGATTCTGCAGAAGCTGGAGACAATATCGGTGCTCTTCTTCGTGGAACTAAAAAAGAGGACATCGAGAGAGGACAAGTCCTTGCTAAGCCTGGATCAATCACTCCTCACAAAAAATTCAACGCGGAAGTTTACGTTCTTACTAAGGACGAAGGTGGACGTCACACTCCATTCTTCAATAACTACCGTCCACAGTTCTATTTTAGAACTACCGACATCACTGGCGTTTGTAACCTGCCTAACGGTATGGAAATGGTAATGCCTGGTGACAACGTTACGATGAGCATCGAGTTGATTCACCCGATCGCTATGGACAAAGGTCTTAAATTCGCGATCCGCGAAGGTGGAAAGACTATCGGTTCTGGCGTAGTGGCTGAGATCACCGAGTAAGAGAAAGGTAATGGCTGGCCAAAAGATCAGAGTAAAGCTTAAAGCTTTCGATCATAAGTTGATCGACCAATCAACTTACGAGATCGTTGCGACTGCCAAAAGGACCGGAGCTACTGTCTCCGGTCCGATTCCTCTTCCAACGAAGAAGGAAATATACACAGTCCTCCGTTCTCCACACGTAAATAAAAAATCAAGAGAGCAGTTTGAGATGAAAACTCACAAAAGGCTCATAGACATTCTGGACACCAACGAAGACACAGTTGAGGCTCTGATGAAGCTACAACTCCCTGCAGGTGTTTCAGTGGATATTAAATCCTAAGGGAAGAAGAAATGGCAAAGGGATTAATCGGTAAAAAGATAGGGATGTCCCAAATCTTCGACGAGCAAGGAAACATTATTCCTGTAACCGTCTTAGAGGTAGGTCCCTGCGCAGTTTCCCAAGTCAAGTCCGTAGCTACGGACGGTTACGACGCGATTCAGTTAGCTTATCAGGATGATAAAGAAAAACACCTGACCAAATCAGAAGTTAAACATTTGGCAAAAGCTGGACTAACTCCTAAGAGAGTGTTGAAGGAATTCCGGAATTTCGGCGAAGAGCCGGCTGCCGGAGCTGAGTTAAAAGCACAAGACGTGTTTGCGGTTTCCGACACTGTGAAAGTTACAGGAACTAGCAAAGGTAAAGGTTTCCAAGGTGTTATCAAAAGATACGGACACCATGGTGGACCAGGCGCTCACGGTTCTCGTTTTCATAGACACCCAGGATCCATGGGATCCAACACCACTCCGGGAAGAGTATTCAAAGGTCGTAAATTACCGGGCCGTATGGGCTTCGATACAAAGACAGTATTGAACCTAAAAGTGGTTCGTATTCACGAAGCAGAAAATTTGGTTTTTGTAAGCGGATCAGTTCCGGGACCTGCAAACTCCATCATCACTATTGAGAAGATATAAAGACCGCGGTTAGTCATGAAAGCACAGAAGTACTCAAAAGAAGGAAAACTGCTCTCGGAAATCGAACTTCCTGCAGCGTTGTTCGAATCC encodes:
- the rpsJ gene encoding 30S ribosomal protein S10, which translates into the protein MAGQKIRVKLKAFDHKLIDQSTYEIVATAKRTGATVSGPIPLPTKKEIYTVLRSPHVNKKSREQFEMKTHKRLIDILDTNEDTVEALMKLQLPAGVSVDIKS
- the rplC gene encoding 50S ribosomal protein L3, with translation MAKGLIGKKIGMSQIFDEQGNIIPVTVLEVGPCAVSQVKSVATDGYDAIQLAYQDDKEKHLTKSEVKHLAKAGLTPKRVLKEFRNFGEEPAAGAELKAQDVFAVSDTVKVTGTSKGKGFQGVIKRYGHHGGPGAHGSRFHRHPGSMGSNTTPGRVFKGRKLPGRMGFDTKTVLNLKVVRIHEAENLVFVSGSVPGPANSIITIEKI